A window of the Ignisphaera sp. genome harbors these coding sequences:
- a CDS encoding sodium:solute symporter family protein: MILIFIVMLVIFFVSGTAIAFLSRRYLGVGSKEFFVGGYRVGGFISAMTYAATTYSAFMMVGLAGLTFATGVASLGFELVYLASTILILSTVGVYMWYEARARGWVSPTDMLSDFYGSRALGIIVAILYLFALVPYTSAQLKGIGEVFNAVGISYEMGVLFGAIAIALWTVVAGLWSVATTDAFQGIWMIVGAIAFFVWVLQFLLPSAGIDWNRFVDLLTRNQNLLSFTWSTQMFVGMTLPWIFFALTNPQVVQRIYIPRDERAYKRMVRYFSIYGFIYTLLCVVLGLAYRAYLEGVGMVGKFMGNRDAVAPYIISLSHPILASIVYVSIVAAAISTADSIVLSAASAVTRELYEKVAKNPRESTSKAFSYTSIAIIMVLSTIFAIARIGYVAELSVASSAYLLPLAPITLVGMLKKGLGRWRPVASLALGEAIAIYATILYGPAKMLTTQIAFGVPTPLWILIVSTIPLLI, encoded by the coding sequence AGTTTTTCGTTGGTGGCTATAGGGTAGGGGGATTTATATCGGCTATGACATATGCAGCAACAACCTATAGTGCCTTTATGATGGTTGGTTTAGCAGGTCTAACATTCGCAACTGGGGTTGCATCTCTTGGTTTTGAGCTTGTCTACCTTGCCTCGACGATACTCATACTATCTACTGTAGGTGTCTACATGTGGTATGAGGCTAGGGCTAGGGGGTGGGTCAGCCCAACAGACATGCTATCAGATTTTTATGGCTCTAGAGCACTCGGTATTATAGTAGCCATCCTCTACCTATTCGCATTAGTGCCATACACATCAGCACAGCTCAAGGGCATTGGAGAGGTTTTCAACGCTGTTGGAATAAGCTATGAGATGGGCGTCTTGTTTGGAGCAATTGCAATAGCTTTGTGGACAGTTGTAGCCGGTCTGTGGAGTGTTGCAACGACAGATGCTTTTCAGGGGATATGGATGATTGTAGGAGCTATAGCGTTTTTTGTGTGGGTGTTGCAATTCCTCTTGCCGTCAGCTGGGATAGACTGGAACAGGTTTGTAGACCTATTGACCAGAAACCAGAATCTGCTGTCGTTCACATGGAGCACACAGATGTTTGTTGGTATGACGCTCCCATGGATATTCTTTGCATTGACAAACCCACAAGTTGTCCAAAGAATCTATATACCGAGGGATGAGAGGGCCTACAAAAGGATGGTGAGATACTTCTCCATCTACGGCTTCATCTACACACTTCTCTGCGTTGTTCTGGGGCTGGCCTATAGAGCTTATCTAGAGGGTGTTGGGATGGTGGGCAAGTTCATGGGCAACAGAGATGCTGTTGCACCATACATAATATCTCTGTCCCATCCAATACTAGCATCGATTGTCTACGTATCCATAGTAGCAGCTGCAATATCAACGGCAGACTCAATAGTATTGTCTGCTGCAAGTGCAGTTACAAGAGAACTCTATGAGAAGGTAGCTAAAAACCCAAGGGAATCAACATCAAAAGCGTTTTCATATACATCAATAGCCATAATAATGGTTCTTTCAACAATATTTGCCATAGCTAGGATAGGGTATGTAGCAGAGCTCTCTGTAGCATCATCAGCTTACCTACTCCCACTAGCACCAATAACACTTGTGGGCATGTTGAAAAAGGGTTTAGGTAGGTGGAGACCAGTAGCATCACTAGCACTTGGAGAAGCTATAGCAATATATGCAACAATCCTCTACGGACCTGCAAAGATGCTCACAACACAAATAGCCTTTGGAGTACCAACACCACTGTGGATACTAATAGTATCGACAATACCGCTCCTCATATAG
- a CDS encoding HEPN domain-containing protein gives MVSRYMDWLRQSERNLSSAHINYREGLYEEACFESHQAAEKAVKALLNYFHRERRGHSLLYLVSEVSVEVPEDVRRCVLELDKHYIPTRYPDVYDEGAPLDYYSREDADRCLECAKRIVEWVKSIVR, from the coding sequence TTGGTTTCTAGATATATGGATTGGCTGAGACAGTCTGAGAGGAATTTGAGTTCTGCGCATATTAACTATCGTGAGGGTTTGTATGAGGAGGCGTGTTTCGAGTCTCATCAGGCTGCTGAGAAGGCTGTTAAGGCTCTTCTAAACTATTTTCATAGAGAGAGGAGAGGCCACTCGCTCCTCTACCTAGTTTCTGAGGTTTCTGTTGAGGTGCCAGAGGATGTGAGGAGATGTGTTTTAGAGTTAGATAAACACTATATCCCCACTAGATACCCAGATGTATATGATGAGGGTGCCCCTCTAGACTACTACTCTAGAGAAGATGCCGATAGATGTTTGGAATGTGCTAAGAGGATTGTAGAGTGGGTGAAGAGCATTGTTAGATGA
- a CDS encoding nucleotidyltransferase domain-containing protein — MLDDLKSLVESYRNRFSLKLVVLFGSRARGNYTDESDIDILVVADNLPKDPREAFSMLRDARYPSVNPIGFNTEVFLKKLRSGSTFLLEILDEGAVLYADKEFYTMVMKIYEDVRRRYVRRGKTWIEISEQ, encoded by the coding sequence TTGTTAGATGATTTGAAGAGCTTGGTTGAAAGCTATAGAAATAGGTTTTCGCTAAAACTTGTTGTGCTCTTTGGCTCTAGGGCGAGGGGGAACTACACAGATGAAAGCGATATTGATATTTTGGTTGTTGCAGATAACCTCCCGAAAGACCCTAGAGAAGCGTTCTCAATGTTGCGAGACGCTAGGTATCCTAGTGTCAACCCCATAGGCTTCAACACAGAGGTGTTCCTCAAGAAACTTAGATCTGGCAGCACATTTCTACTCGAAATACTAGATGAAGGTGCTGTCCTATACGCAGACAAAGAGTTTTACACAATGGTAATGAAAATCTATGAAGATGTGAGGAGAAGATATGTTAGAAGGGGAAAAACATGGATCGAAATCTCCGAGCAGTAG
- a CDS encoding PaREP1 family protein — translation MVVTDPKRAFECSQVVAHITLAEKHLEEGRNLIDGDPVQASEKLYKAAGGCVKALAPYLNLEEIVVEAEERGRWTATELEKAVLRAAQKIGEWILGSWNHAWALHVWGFHEANLDAEDIRARLPYIEKIVIETKKIISAKYRVSLKSLQHLCTIVIQQHRPFATNSYISVLLHNVENKTLNKIFLYQTTKVI, via the coding sequence ATGGTGGTTACAGATCCAAAAAGGGCTTTTGAATGTTCTCAGGTTGTGGCGCATATTACGCTGGCGGAAAAGCATCTTGAAGAGGGTAGGAATTTAATTGATGGAGATCCTGTTCAAGCGAGTGAGAAGCTCTACAAGGCTGCTGGGGGGTGTGTAAAGGCCCTAGCCCCATATCTAAACCTTGAGGAAATAGTTGTAGAGGCTGAGGAGAGGGGTAGATGGACTGCGACAGAGCTGGAGAAGGCTGTTCTGAGGGCTGCTCAGAAAATCGGGGAGTGGATACTAGGCTCCTGGAACCATGCATGGGCACTTCATGTATGGGGCTTCCACGAAGCAAATCTCGACGCTGAAGACATTAGAGCAAGGCTGCCATACATAGAGAAGATTGTGATAGAAACAAAGAAGATAATCTCTGCAAAGTATAGAGTCTCATTAAAGAGTCTACAGCATCTATGCACAATAGTTATACAGCAACACAGGCCTTTTGCTACCAACTCCTATATTTCTGTCCTTCTCCATAATGTAGAGAACAAGACTTTGAACAAGATCTTTCTCTATCAAACCACGAAAGTCATTTAA
- a CDS encoding energy-coupling factor transporter transmembrane component T yields MAKRFFEDIAIALSFNEDRGFYHFLDPRTKLFYITSTVVAIIAVNSIAGLAILALINIGMATLYKDILTKLSSFIKGLAPFIVIIMGLNILLPIMFAETIDWIEILEAQAKALMRIVVLAIPILILVATTTPSDLIQGLAKMGIRYTYLYPFIVAYRFIPLIFTEMKNIYDAQRSRGLELEKGGIRQKVKSLTPILIPTTICSLLRAKDLAEALEIKGFGYSTRRSFYKSLRMGKRDYVFMAIITAAYIITAIICP; encoded by the coding sequence ATGGCAAAAAGATTCTTTGAGGACATAGCTATTGCATTGAGCTTTAATGAGGATAGGGGGTTCTACCATTTCCTAGACCCAAGAACAAAGTTGTTCTACATAACTTCGACAGTTGTTGCCATCATAGCTGTGAATAGTATTGCTGGGTTGGCGATCTTAGCTTTAATCAACATTGGCATGGCAACGCTCTATAAAGATATTCTAACAAAGCTTTCCAGTTTTATAAAGGGCTTGGCACCATTCATAGTCATTATAATGGGTCTGAACATACTGCTGCCAATAATGTTTGCAGAAACAATTGATTGGATAGAAATCCTCGAGGCCCAAGCAAAAGCCCTTATGCGTATAGTTGTATTGGCAATCCCCATACTCATATTAGTGGCTACCACCACCCCATCAGACCTCATTCAGGGGCTTGCAAAAATGGGCATTAGATACACATATCTATACCCATTCATAGTGGCTTACAGGTTCATTCCATTGATATTCACAGAAATGAAGAACATATATGATGCTCAGAGATCTAGGGGACTAGAACTAGAGAAGGGTGGTATTAGACAAAAGGTGAAGTCGCTCACACCAATACTGATACCAACTACTATATGCTCGCTTCTCAGAGCAAAGGACTTGGCAGAGGCCCTCGAAATCAAAGGGTTTGGATATAGCACAAGGAGAAGTTTTTACAAAAGCCTTAGAATGGGGAAAAGAGACTATGTGTTCATGGCAATAATCACAGCTGCATACATCATTACAGCGATAATATGCCCCTAA
- a CDS encoding energy-coupling factor transporter ATPase translates to MAIEVRNLTYFYPNLDTPALQDINFKIDYGEFAIITGPSGGGKSTLCKILTGLIPGIYGGRLSGEVYIDGINVIEKGVRGVIGRVGVVLQVPENQIANLLVEEELTFGLENLLYDPRVIRERIYEVSKNLEIQHLLNRTTYTLSGGEAQKVVIGSVLVYKPKILILDEPLAHIDPTSVENLLSILTRVNRENGITVVVIEHRLSELLGYATRVIVLNKKIIFDGRAKDSIQYLIESGVEVPPVTELAISIGVKPIFSVEDAAKVLGRYLTQGVCKCRNVDTSRNAVGSEGKEVAISLDNVWYAYSGNKYVLRGINLNIYRGEMLAIVGPNGSGKTTLIKHFNGLLKPVRGYVKVFGKDTKMYSVAELARHVGIVFQNPLHQFFEEAAIKEIMFTLRNMGVECSEDKAMKILDMFKLRHVAYKSPYELSVGEQRRLAIASIVAYEPDVIVLDEPTAGIDYALKMELLEIISRLREKNKTIVVVTHDMEFLSKANVDRVIVMYNGRVVDEGSLRDVLYLPKTEENNVLRLPQIVRLAKTLKLDICANPLNAKEFAEIIKRCF, encoded by the coding sequence GTGGCCATAGAGGTTAGAAACCTAACATATTTTTACCCAAACTTAGATACCCCAGCTTTGCAAGACATAAACTTTAAAATTGATTATGGAGAGTTTGCTATCATAACAGGCCCGTCTGGTGGGGGCAAGTCAACACTTTGCAAAATCTTGACAGGTTTAATACCTGGGATTTATGGTGGGAGGCTTAGTGGAGAGGTATATATTGATGGAATCAACGTAATCGAGAAGGGGGTTAGAGGGGTTATAGGCAGGGTCGGTGTTGTTCTACAGGTTCCCGAAAACCAGATTGCTAATTTGCTTGTAGAAGAGGAGCTTACTTTCGGACTTGAGAATCTTTTGTATGACCCTAGAGTAATTAGGGAGAGGATATATGAGGTTTCAAAAAATCTTGAAATTCAACATCTACTGAACAGGACAACATATACCTTGTCTGGTGGAGAGGCCCAGAAGGTGGTTATCGGCAGTGTTCTCGTCTACAAGCCGAAGATTCTGATATTAGATGAGCCACTGGCACACATAGACCCCACTAGCGTAGAGAATCTGCTTTCCATTCTCACTAGAGTCAATCGAGAAAATGGCATAACTGTTGTGGTTATTGAGCATAGATTATCGGAGTTGCTTGGATATGCAACAAGAGTAATCGTTTTGAATAAGAAGATAATTTTTGATGGCAGAGCCAAGGACAGTATACAATATCTCATTGAATCTGGTGTAGAGGTACCCCCTGTCACAGAGCTTGCTATTAGTATTGGTGTGAAACCCATTTTCTCTGTAGAGGATGCTGCCAAAGTCTTAGGTAGATACTTAACTCAAGGAGTATGTAAGTGCAGAAATGTTGATACTAGTAGAAATGCAGTAGGATCTGAAGGCAAAGAGGTTGCAATATCGTTAGACAATGTTTGGTATGCTTATTCAGGTAACAAATATGTTTTAAGGGGTATTAATCTGAATATCTACAGGGGGGAGATGCTTGCTATTGTAGGCCCCAACGGCTCTGGAAAAACAACTCTCATAAAGCACTTCAACGGTCTTTTGAAGCCTGTGAGAGGCTATGTGAAGGTTTTTGGCAAAGACACGAAGATGTATAGTGTGGCTGAGCTGGCTAGACATGTTGGCATAGTGTTTCAGAACCCACTTCACCAATTCTTTGAGGAGGCAGCAATAAAGGAGATAATGTTTACTCTGAGGAACATGGGAGTAGAATGTTCAGAAGATAAAGCGATGAAAATCCTTGACATGTTTAAACTGAGGCACGTCGCTTATAAATCTCCATATGAACTCTCTGTTGGCGAGCAAAGAAGACTAGCTATAGCAAGTATCGTTGCCTACGAACCAGACGTTATTGTATTAGACGAACCCACAGCAGGTATAGACTATGCGCTCAAGATGGAGCTCCTAGAAATAATTAGTAGACTTCGGGAAAAGAACAAAACGATAGTTGTAGTCACACATGACATGGAGTTCTTGTCTAAAGCAAATGTGGATAGAGTTATCGTTATGTATAACGGTAGGGTCGTTGATGAGGGGAGTCTTAGAGATGTTCTGTACCTGCCAAAGACAGAAGAGAATAATGTGTTGCGTCTTCCACAAATAGTGAGACTGGCAAAGACCTTAAAACTAGATATCTGTGCAAATCCGTTGAACGCTAAGGAATTTGCGGAGATTATTAAAAGGTGTTTTTAG
- a CDS encoding ECF transporter S component — protein MSLKEGLGARYRASLIVAFAGIGAAIYYILLWLPGIPVIGLPNIRMEIGASLSPVFGIVLGPYIGFLAVLIGNAIKTFVPTPNIYGVPFLLAAPLSAFGAGMLVKKRWVEVSIVMLAMLIASIFTPPFYPVTEYWYVYLVAFYDKIAALILTPILMIIVNRISKKQNTFLFYIALYITMFISRELDKAFGCFIFALPQVYRDIFGITKVSKVRSLYLVSPMFYLVEYVLEAIVAFVVAIPLIKALTRVPGLSEILHIRYLREWQGSRK, from the coding sequence ATGTCGTTGAAAGAAGGTTTAGGTGCGAGATATAGGGCATCGCTTATAGTGGCCTTTGCAGGTATTGGCGCTGCAATATACTACATATTGTTGTGGCTACCAGGCATACCTGTAATTGGGTTGCCAAATATAAGGATGGAGATTGGTGCTTCACTATCACCTGTATTCGGAATTGTTCTAGGGCCTTACATAGGGTTTTTGGCTGTACTCATAGGGAATGCTATAAAGACCTTTGTTCCTACGCCAAACATTTATGGGGTTCCATTTTTGCTTGCAGCACCCTTATCAGCTTTTGGTGCTGGAATGCTTGTGAAGAAGAGGTGGGTTGAGGTATCCATAGTCATGCTAGCAATGCTTATAGCATCAATATTTACACCGCCATTCTATCCTGTGACGGAGTATTGGTACGTATATCTAGTGGCATTTTACGACAAAATTGCTGCATTAATTCTCACACCAATCTTAATGATAATTGTGAATAGGATTAGCAAAAAGCAAAACACATTCCTATTTTACATAGCTCTATACATTACGATGTTCATTAGTAGAGAGCTTGACAAGGCTTTTGGCTGCTTCATATTTGCACTACCACAGGTGTATAGAGATATATTTGGCATCACCAAAGTCTCTAAAGTGAGGAGCCTGTATCTTGTGAGCCCAATGTTCTACCTAGTGGAGTATGTCCTAGAGGCTATAGTGGCGTTTGTCGTGGCCATACCGCTTATAAAGGCTCTAACTAGAGTGCCAGGACTATCCGAAATTCTGCACATAAGGTATTTGAGGGAGTGGCAAGGCAGTAGAAAGTGA